The following are encoded in a window of Methylicorpusculum oleiharenae genomic DNA:
- a CDS encoding gamma carbonic anhydrase family protein: MAIRNFNGKQPKLGASVYIDESAVVIGDVTLEDDVSVWPASVIRGDVESIFIGAGTNVQDGSVLHVSHAGPYNPQGYPLVIGKGVTIGHRAVVHACQIGSYCLIGIGAIIMDGAVLQDYVMLGAGALVPPGKKLDSGYLYVGSPAKAVRLLTDKEKAFLEYSYLHYITLKNEHGAQK; this comes from the coding sequence ATGGCAATTCGTAATTTTAATGGGAAACAGCCCAAGCTTGGGGCGTCCGTCTATATTGACGAGTCTGCGGTAGTCATAGGGGATGTGACACTGGAGGACGATGTCTCGGTATGGCCTGCCTCGGTAATCAGAGGTGATGTAGAATCAATTTTCATCGGGGCGGGAACCAATGTCCAGGACGGTTCTGTTTTGCACGTCTCCCATGCCGGGCCTTATAACCCCCAAGGCTATCCGCTTGTGATAGGAAAAGGGGTGACAATAGGTCATCGAGCTGTTGTGCATGCCTGTCAGATTGGCAGTTATTGTTTGATTGGTATTGGGGCGATTATCATGGACGGTGCCGTTTTGCAAGATTATGTCATGTTGGGTGCCGGAGCTTTGGTGCCGCCCGGTAAAAAACTGGACAGCGGCTATCTCTATGTTGGATCGCCGGCTAAAGCTGTCAGACTATTAACTGACAAGGAGAAGGCTTTTCTCGAATATTCCTATCTACATTATATAACCTTAAAAAATGAGCATGGGGCCCAAAAATAG